From one Chanodichthys erythropterus isolate Z2021 chromosome 3, ASM2448905v1, whole genome shotgun sequence genomic stretch:
- the rasd4 gene encoding rasd family member 4: protein MSLEVKEKTEVRLVFMGAAGVGKTALIKRFLQDGFEPKHRRTVEELHSKEYEVAGVKVTIHIMDTSGSYSFPAMRKLSIQTGDAFALVYSVDDPESLEAVKSLREEILEVKEDKFTPIVVVGNKTDRLHDRRVSTDDVLAKVELDWNNCFLEASAKENENVMEVFKELLQQANLPSRLSPALRRRRETFPKDTGLRPPMNKTNSCSVS from the coding sequence ATGTCTCTGGAAGTCAAGGAAAAGACAGAAGTGCGATTGGTGTTCATGGGAGCGGCAGGTGTTGGAAAAACAGCCCTGATTAAACGTTTCCTACAAGACGGCTTTGAGCCCAAACATCGGCGCACAGTGGAGGAGCTCCACAGCAAGGAGTATGAGGTGGCTGGAGTCAAAGTGACCATTCACATCATGGACACGAGCGGAAGCTACTCCTTCCCAGCCATGCGGAAGCTCTCCATCCAGACTGGAGACGCCTTCGCCCTGGTCTACTCCGTGGATGACCCCGAATCGCTAGAAGCCGTCAAGAGCCTGCGCGAGGAAATCCTGGAGGTCAAGGAGGACAAGTTCACACCCATTGTAGTGGTGGGCAACAAGACAGACAGACTGCATGATCGAAGGGTGTCCACGGACGACGTGCTGGCGAAGGTGGAGCTGGACTGGAACAACTGCTTCCTGGAGGCCTCGGCAAAAGAAAACGAAAACGTGATGGAGGTGTTTAAGGAGCTGCTCCAGCAAGCCAACCTCCCCAGCCGCCTCAGCCCGGCTTTGCGTCGTCGCAGAGAGACCTTTCCAAAGGACACGGGTCTACGGCCGCCTATGAACAAGACCAACAGCTGTTCAGTCTCCTAA